The window TGCATATGCAAACTCCACATAGCCTATGGAGCCCTTTAGACGTTTCACATAGGCAGCCACCCCTTCATTTCCTTTTCCTCCAACACCAGTAGGCCATTTTAAGGCTTTGCCTACCCCAACTTTTTCTTGCCACTTTGGACTCATACTGCTCAAGTACTTACTAAAAATCCATGTAGTACCAGAACCATCTGACCTATGGACTACATAAATTTTTAAATGAGGGAGTTTTATCCCCTGATTCAGTTGTTTTATTCTGGGGTCATCCCAGTATTTAATGGCCCCAAGAAATATCAAAGCGAGGGTTTCCCCATCTAGCTTGAGGACATTGGAGCCAATCCCCTTGATGTTGACCACGGGAACTACACCACCAATTACCATAGGAAATTGAAGGAGGCCTGCTTCATTGAGTTCGTTTGCGTTAAGAGGGGCATCTGATGCTCCAAAATCTACTGCACGTGCCTTAATTTGTCGAATTCCTCCCCCTGATCCAATAGACTGATAGTTGAGCTTAATGCCTGTCTCTTTAGCATAACTGTGTGCCCATTTGGAATATATCGGATAGGGAAATGT is drawn from Dissulfuribacter thermophilus and contains these coding sequences:
- the pstS gene encoding phosphate ABC transporter substrate-binding protein PstS; translation: MTSFIRSLRQKTAMVILFLGIGLAFWSNANSAEIITGAGATFPYPIYSKWAHSYAKETGIKLNYQSIGSGGGIRQIKARAVDFGASDAPLNANELNEAGLLQFPMVIGGVVPVVNIKGIGSNVLKLDGETLALIFLGAIKYWDDPRIKQLNQGIKLPHLKIYVVHRSDGSGTTWIFSKYLSSMSPKWQEKVGVGKALKWPTGVGGKGNEGVAAYVKRLKGSIGYVEFAYAKQNNLTSVLLKNKDGNFVSPTIDSFQAAAKNADWINTPGMAVVLVNQPGKNSWPITGASFILIYKEQKDKNRAITMLKFFDWCYKNGTEMARDLLYVPMPLKVVQIVEQMWAKEITVNGEPIWPSH